The Candidatus Eremiobacterota bacterium genome has a window encoding:
- a CDS encoding alpha-ketoacid dehydrogenase subunit beta, giving the protein MRTMSFSDATLEAMREEMRRDPTVFLMGEDIAKQGGIFGQFKGLPQEFGFDRVRDTPISEAALVGAGVGAALTGCRPVVDMHFADFITCAMDEVVNQAAKLRYMFGEQCSVPMTVRAPDGITKSAGSQHSQALESWFVHTPGLEVVVPADAEDAKGLLKAAIRSDNPTLYFEHKALFPQKGAVPDDEDFVVPIGKAKTMRDGRDVAIVTYGITVGRAMEAAGALEADGIGATVINLRTVWPLDFDAIVDAVARTHRVVVAHEAVRVGGVGAEIAAWIGEHCFDELDAPVVRLGAAHVPVPFAPVLQEAIYPKAPMIADAARRLVRKEL; this is encoded by the coding sequence ATGCGAACGATGTCGTTCTCCGACGCGACGCTCGAGGCGATGCGGGAGGAGATGCGGCGCGATCCGACCGTGTTCTTGATGGGCGAGGACATCGCCAAGCAAGGCGGGATCTTCGGCCAGTTCAAAGGTTTGCCGCAAGAGTTCGGGTTCGACCGCGTGCGCGACACGCCGATCTCCGAAGCGGCGCTGGTCGGCGCGGGCGTCGGCGCGGCGCTGACCGGCTGCCGTCCGGTGGTCGACATGCACTTCGCCGACTTCATCACCTGCGCGATGGACGAGGTGGTGAACCAGGCCGCGAAGCTGCGCTACATGTTCGGCGAGCAGTGCAGCGTGCCGATGACGGTGCGCGCCCCGGACGGGATCACCAAGTCGGCCGGCTCGCAGCACTCGCAGGCGCTCGAGAGCTGGTTCGTGCACACCCCGGGGCTGGAGGTCGTCGTCCCTGCCGACGCCGAGGACGCCAAAGGACTGTTGAAGGCGGCGATCCGCAGCGACAACCCGACGTTGTACTTCGAGCACAAGGCGCTCTTCCCGCAAAAGGGCGCCGTCCCGGACGACGAGGACTTCGTCGTCCCGATCGGCAAGGCCAAGACGATGCGCGACGGACGCGACGTCGCGATCGTTACCTACGGCATCACGGTGGGCCGCGCGATGGAGGCGGCAGGTGCGCTGGAGGCGGACGGCATCGGTGCGACGGTGATCAACCTGCGCACCGTGTGGCCGCTCGACTTCGATGCGATTGTGGACGCCGTCGCGCGAACCCACCGGGTCGTCGTCGCCCACGAGGCGGTGCGGGTCGGCGGCGTCGGCGCGGAGATCGCCGCCTGGATCGGCGAGCACTGCTTCGACGAGCTCGACGCGCCGGTGGTGCGGCTCGGCGCCGCGCACGTCCCGGTCCCGTTCGCGCCGGTGCTGCAAGAGGCGATCTACCCGAAAGCGCCGATGATCGCCGACGCCGCGCGCCGCCTGGTGCGGAAAGAGCTGTAG